tacaaatgaaaaagactTCAAACCAAAAGTGTCCaaaaattattcttattttccagaaaaaatcCTCCTGGATACTGACAAATCACACACATAAGTCCATTTAAAGTCTGTATGTTTTCGAACAGAAGACTGTCAgaataatgtattaaaaaactcttaaataatttaaaaaatactgaGGAACTCTGGTAACCAAAATGATTTTCAATACAGAGATAAATGTCTTTCCTGATATACATAATTGTGTTGTGTTTGTCACATTCATAAAGTGAAATATAGTcttttataggtgactatgAAGTATGGGCTTCACGCATTGTTGAAGGCTctatggtgacctatattttgtaatttctgtgtcatttgatctcttgtgaagagttgtcttattgacatttTGACCAAATCTTCTATTTAATGGAAAGTAATTTAACCATTTTCTTTTACAGAATTTGACAGCAGGAACTTTGCTTGCCTTGTGTCTAGTCTATCTCAGATTCTGATGGACCCTAACTTCCGTACACAAGTGGGATTCCAATCACTGGTACAGAGAGAGTGGGTTATGATGGGACATCCATTTCAGAAACACAATAACCTCATACAGCAAGGCAACAATGAAAGGGTAACAACAATTTTACTTAAGTTATTTATAGTCATTATTGGATTGGGAATAAAAAgtcttataaattaaaaacattaacttatatttagacaaatttattaatttgaaatcataaatcCAGAAAACATGCTAAATTGACTTCCAGATTCACTGTAGATTTGTTGATTCCTTTCATTTCGTATGAATACTTTATCGCCCTTCTTTACCTGTAACACTATGTTGAGTGAACCAGGTATATATAGGCTTCCTGAACCTGGATAGATTGCCACTGTCTTTTTCTCATTTTGGAACAGGTGAACTTTAATAGAATCTTTAAATCTCATTATCGTACAAGAAAATTGATAAACCCCAGACTTGGGAGCAGTAAATATCCCACTGCTAGCATCATAACCATTTCCAATATTTGCCCATACTTTGTCAAATAATACGCTTTCATTGGTTTTGTAAGTTTTAGTATAACTGGAAAGAGATGCTGCAAAGGCAGGGACATCTTTTCTAGAAACTCCATTACCTGTAAATGTAACAAATTAATAAGATAAAATAGATCTATTTTGGATGCTTCTAATTTCCCATTGAACATGCAGACAGTTGGTTACTTAACTAGTTGTTTCTACATGTGAATGCAAAATTGTGA
Above is a window of Mytilus trossulus isolate FHL-02 chromosome 4, PNRI_Mtr1.1.1.hap1, whole genome shotgun sequence DNA encoding:
- the LOC134715681 gene encoding cerebellin-2-like, coding for MMLKLKGSGGCPSGNGVSRKDVPAFAASLSSYTKTYKTNESVLFDKVWANIGNGYDASSGIFTAPKSGVYQFSCTIMRFKDSIKVHLFQNEKKTVAIYPGSGSLYIPGSLNIVLQVKKGDKVFIRNERNQQIYSESGSQFSMFSGFMISN